One window of the Eucalyptus grandis isolate ANBG69807.140 chromosome 8, ASM1654582v1, whole genome shotgun sequence genome contains the following:
- the LOC120287219 gene encoding LOW QUALITY PROTEIN: histone-lysine N-methyltransferase family member SUVH9-like (The sequence of the model RefSeq protein was modified relative to this genomic sequence to represent the inferred CDS: inserted 1 base in 1 codon) → MEILMRRSIWYNLKILQQMIQRNPLPTASKFRPKIVSAIASLPLSPKWVLWSRSKTSTCCRTRPPPPPPPPPPPTPTVTPKIEPKLEPSTNRPRPTCSGPPLQTHELPNPPPLNSSSAPRTPRRPLPDSSGGGGDQLFSEFHRVSELFRSAFARRYGRGGGDVDVLDPKTRAIVPVKSEEAQVSPFAASPSSGGRRQQLQPRSSELVRVADLSDEDKRYFREEVRQARLIYDSLRVFYMSHEEGVDGRMRRGDLAAASMMRGKGLWVNRDKRIVGPLPGVEIGDVFFYRMELCVVGLHGQPQAGIDYLTASQSSNGEPIATSVIVSGGYEDDEDAGDVIIYSGHGGQDKLNRQCNHQKLEGGNLAMERSMHYGIEVRVIRGIRYGAVXTPKIYVYDGLYRILDHWFDIGRSGFGVYKYKLMRIEGQPEMGSAIMRFAQTLRTRPLTVRPRGYLSLDISARKECAPVFLYNDIDSDSTPLNYEYLARTVFPPYLVLQNANGSGCECVLSCGSNCFCASRNGGEFAYDHNGLLTRGKPVIFECGPFCKCPPTCRNRVTQKGLSSKLEIFRSKETNWGVRTLELIQAGAFICEYAGVVLTRDQAQIFSMSGDPLVYPSRFTAKWTKWGDLSKVYPDFACPAYPSIPPLDFAMDVSKMRNVACYISHSSTPNVMVQYVLYDHNNVSFPHVMLFALENIPPLRELSLDYGAADEWTGKPPLLCN, encoded by the exons CGAAATCCACTCCCGACTGCATCGAAATTCCGTCCTAAGATTGTGTCTGCAATCGcctcactccctctctctccgaAATGGGTTCTCTGGTCCCGTTCCAAGACCTCAACCTGCTGCCGGACCcgcccaccgccaccgccgccgccgccgccgccgcccacccCCACCGTCACTCCCAAGATCGAGCCCAAGCTCGAACCCTCGACGAACCGCCCCAGACCCACGTGCAGCGGCCCCCCGCTGCAGACCCACGAGCTTCCCAACCCCCCGCCCCTGAATTCTTCCTCAGCTCCCCGAACGCCCCGCAGACCCCTCCCGgacagcagcggcggcggcggcgaccagCTCTTCTCCGAGTTCCACCGCGTGTCCGAGCTGTTCCGCAGCGCGTTCGCCAGGCGGTACGGCCGCGGGGGCGGCGACGTCGACGTGCTGGATCCCAAGACGCGGGCCATTGTCCCGGTGAAGAGCGAGGAGGCGCAGGTCTCTCCGTTCGCGGCCTCGCCGAGCAGCGGCGGCCGGCGACAGCAGCTGCAGCCGCGGTCGTCGGAGCTCGTGAGGGTCGCCGATCTCAGCGACGAGGACAAGAGGTACTTTCGCGAGGAGGTGCGCCAGGCCCGCCTGATTTACGATAGCCTGCGTGTTTTTTATATGTCGCATGAGGAGGGTGTCGATGGTAGGATGAGGAGGGGTGATTTGGCGGCCGCTTCCATGATGAGAGGGAAGGGATTGTGGGTGAATCGCGACAAGAGAATCGTGGGACCTTTACCTGGTGTAGAGATAGGCGATGTCTTCTTCTATAGGATGGAGTTGTGTGTTGTTGGTCTGCATGGTCAACCGCAAGCTGGCATTGATTATTTAACTGCTAGCCAGAGCTCAAATGGCGAGCCGATTGCGACCAGTGTTATTGTGTCTGGAGGGTATGAAGACGATGAGGATGCAGGGGATGTGATTATATATAGTGGTCATGGAGGGCAGGATAAGCTAAATAGGCAGTGTAACCACCAGAAGTTGGAAGGTGGTAATTTGGCTATGGAAAGGAGCATGCACTATGGAATCGAAGTTCGGGTTATAAGGGGGATAAGATACGGGGCGG CGACACCCAAGATATATGTGTATGATGGGTTGTATAGGATTCTTGATCATTGGTTTGATATCGGGAGGTCTGGTTTTGGGGTATACAAGTATAAGTTGATGAGAATTGAAGGGCAACCAGAAATGGGTAGTGCTATCATGAGGTTTGCTCAGACCCTTAGGACAAGGCCTTTAACAGTTAGGCCCAGGGGATATCTCAGTCTTGACATTTCAGCGAGGAAGGAATGTGCGCCCGTTTTTCTGTATAATGACATTGATTCTGACAGCACTCCCCTGAATTATGAGTACTTAGCCAGGACTGTATTTCCTCCGTATTTGGTGCTTCAAAATGCTAATGGCAGCGGGTGTGAATGTGTTCTGAGCTGTGGAAGTAATTGCTTTTGTGCTTCGAGAAATGGGGGTGAGTTTGCCTATGATCACAATGGGTTACTTACGAGGGGAAAGCCAGTTATTTTTGAATGTGGGCCATTTTGTAAGTGTCCTCCAACCTGCCGTAATCGTGTGACGCAGAAAGGTTTAAGTAGTAAGTTGGAGATATTTAGATCGAAGGAGACCAATTGGGGTGTTAGGACCTTAGAGCTGATACAAGCTGGTGCTTTTATCTGTGAATATGCAGGAGTTGTACTCACGAGAGACCAAGCCCAGATTTTCAGCATGAGTGGCGATCCATTGGTCTACCCGAGCAGGTTTACTGCTAAATGGACCAAGTGGGGAGATTTGTCCAAAGTGTATCCGGATTTTGCATGCCCTGCTTATCCATCAATTCCTCCTTTGGATTTTGCTATGGATGTCTCAAAAATGAGGAATGTTGCTTGTTATATTAGCCATAGTTCAACTCCTAATGTAATGGTGCAGTATGTATTGTATGATCACAATAATGTTTCATTTCCTCACGTAATGTTGTTTGCATTGGAGAATATTCCTCCTCTGAGGGAGCTCAGCCTTGACTATGGTGCTGCGGATGAATGGACTGGGAAGCCTCCTCTTCTCTGTAACTGA